From the genome of Biomphalaria glabrata chromosome 17, xgBioGlab47.1, whole genome shotgun sequence, one region includes:
- the LOC106063321 gene encoding uncharacterized protein LOC106063321, which translates to MAGLSIIGLFVFFAVALQSVCYADCPSCDSGGTSCSAMRAYVTCLATKTTSAGCNVIEATAASALKVSVEATIKVGCTGCGLVSSVALVLMLNAAVYFGRKLV; encoded by the exons ATGGCAGGCTTGAGCATCATAGgtctatttgttttctttgctg TTGCCCTACAGAGTGTATGCTACGCTGATTGCCCAAGCTGTGACTCAGGAGGGACCTCTTGCAG TGCTATGAGAGCCTATGTTACTTGTCTAGCGACTAAAACAACCAGTGCCGGCTGTAACGTTATAGAAGCCACAGCTGCCTCAGCGCTCAAGGTATCAGTGGAAGCCACAATAAAAGTAGGATGCACAG GCTGTGGGCTGGTCTCTTCAGTTGCTCTTGTGCTGATGCTCAACGCCGCTGTCTACTTTGGACGAAAGCTTGTTTGA